A portion of the Lolium rigidum isolate FL_2022 chromosome 1, APGP_CSIRO_Lrig_0.1, whole genome shotgun sequence genome contains these proteins:
- the LOC124647502 gene encoding uncharacterized protein LOC124647502, with the protein MSSREEGRAVPVVDAAPGDTAPMVITASGNHGIPVLITPAGNGAAASFQGILLLQAAAKKEEEAEDPLAERKKWFREMRGWLMVLATVAASVAYQAGLNPPGGFWQDNNDGHRAGNPVLRDQHWVRYVLFYYFNATAFVTSLVIMVLLMSERFYHGEAKVMALMFATFIDLASLVGAYIAGTTRYASSCVYIVVITCVSFVGVIYIGEAMGEICAFVLRRIRCMRDLAKLKWCPVPAGVVTKSLPEKEAEERRKRANERRKRPCCPCCALPATSDRRDVEGQ; encoded by the exons ATGTCTTCGCGGGAAGAAGGTCGAGCCGTCCCCGTCGTGGACGCGGCTCCCGGCGACACAGCCCCCATGGTGATCACCGCCTCCGGCAATCACGGCATCCCGGTGCTCATCACACCGGCAGGCAACGGCGCCGCCGCGTCGTTCCAGGGCATCCTGCTCCTGCAGGCGGCGgccaagaaggaggaggaggccgaggacccGCTGGCGGAGCGGAAGAAGTGGTTCCGGGAGATGCGTGGCTGGCTCATGGtgctcgcgacggtggcggcttcGGTGGCGTACCAGGCGGGGCTGAACCCTCCGGGCGGGTTCTGGCAGGACAACAACGACGGTCACCGCGCCGGCAACCCGgtgcttcgggaccagcactgggtgcgCTACGTCCTCTTCTACTACTTTAACGCGACGGCGTTCGTGACCTCGCTGGTCATCATGGTGCTGCTCATGAGCGAGCGCTTCTACCACGGGGAGGCCAAGGTGATGGCGCTCATGTTCGCCACATTCATCGACCTCGCCAGCCTCGTCGGCGCCTACATCGCTGGTACCACCCGCTACGCCTCATCATGTGTCTACATCGTCGTCATCACCTGCGTCTCATTCGTTGGCGTCATCTACATCGGAGA GGCAATGGGCGAAATATGCGCCTTCGTGCTGCGGCGGATAAGGTGCATGCGTGACCTCGCGAAGCTCAAGTGGTGCCCAGTGCCAGCAGGCGTGGTGACTAAATCGTTGCCAGAGAAGGAGGCAGAGGAGCGCAGGAAGAGAGCCAACGAGAGACGCAAGCGCCCCTGCTGCCCGTGCTGTGCGCTGCCAGCAACGTCAGATAGGCGCGATGTCGAGGGGCAGTGA